The DNA sequence ATCAACCACGAGAATTGTTAAGTAAAATATAAAATCCATCACCACTGCTTATGTCTATTTTTAGTTTTAAACCAGCATTGTTAGTTTTAGCAGACGGCACTGCCTATCAGGGTTACTCCTGCGGCGCTACAGGAACAACTTTTGGAGAGGTTGTTTTCAACACGGGAATGACAGGTTATCAAGAAGTGATGACAGACCCCAGTTACTGCGGACAAATAGTTACTTTTACTTATCCTGAATTGGGAAATACAGGAATTAACCCAGAAGATGATGAATCCCATCAACCCCACATTAAAGGTGTTATTGCCCGTAATATATGCGATCGCCCCAGTAATTGGCGTTCTACCCAATCCCTTCCAGACTATCTAAAACAACATAATATTATTGCTATCTACGGCATCGACACCCGTGACCTAACTCGCCGTTTACGCATCTCTGGTGCGATGAATGGAGCTATATCCACAGAAACCCTAGATCCAGAAGAATTATTAATTCAACTTCGTACAGTGCCTTCTATGGCAGGTTTAAACCTTGTTAAAGAAGTGACCACCAAAGAAGTTTACGAATGGCATGAAAGCACGAATTCTGAATGGGAATTTAGTCCTAAAGCCAGTTTAGCGGATAAGGAAAAATATACAGTAGTTGCCATCGATTTTGGTATCAAACGTAATATTCTTCGCCGTCTAGCGAGTTATGGTTGTAAAGTAATTGTTGTTCCTGCTAATACCTCCCCCGAAGAAATCCTCAAATATAATCCTGATGGTATATTCCTCTCCAACGGACCGGGGGACCCCTCTGCGGTAGCCGAAGGTATTGCCACAGCAAAAGCTCTTTTAGAGGCGAAAAAGCCCACTTTCGGGATTTGTATGGGACATCAAATTCTTGGTTTATCTCTAGGGGCACAAACCTTTAAACTAAAATTCGGACATAGAGGTTTAAACCAACCTGCAGGATTAAAACAAAAAGTAGAAATTACCAGCCAAAATCATGGTTTTGCGGTGACAGAAGAATCTTTAGGGGCGGATGTAGAAATAACCCATCTCAACCTTAATGATCATACTGTGGCAGGTTTGAAACACAAGAATCTACCATTTTTCTCAGTACAATATCATCCTGAAGCAAGTCCAGGCCCTCATGATGCTGATTATTTGTTTGAACAATTTGTAAAATTAATGAGGGATAATAAATAACCTGAGTTTGGGATAAATTTTTATCTATGAGTGATGGCGACAAGGGCAAAAGGCAAAGTTAAAAGGGCAATGGGCAAAGGTAAATAATGTTGGGGTGAATAATTAAAAACTCCGAACACTCATTACTCGTTACTTATTACTTTCTCCCAACACCCACAACCTGAAACCTGACACCTCCGAACTCGTTTCTCCCCAACACCCCAATACCCGAGCTACCCCTCTATGACATCACTTTTAAAGGTGAATTGATGGCATAATCTTTCCATTTATCTTGATTATCCATCAAAATTAGTTGGGGCGAATTTTGCTTACCATAGGCTTTGATGGAATCTATTTCTAAGCTGAAAACACCTGCCCGAAAAGTGGGATTATATGCACCATCATATTCAAATTTACTCAACATTAGCTGTAAAGAGTAAACTTTGGTTTGATCAAATTTATCTGCATTGATGGTTTTCGCCCGAAATACAGGTATTAAATCTCTGAAAGGTATATCAATAGTCATCCAAACATTCGCAATCGTATTAAAGGAATAACAATAACTGATACCGTCCCATTTTCCCTCACAACGGGTAATAAATTTGTATCTATTTCCATCTCCTTGTACTCTCAATCGGATACCCTCATAAGCCGATAAATCCCAAGGGGGATTAAAATTTTTGCTTCTCACAGACACAAAACCGCCGTTGTTATCTGTCGAGACGTTGCCAGTAAAGATGGCTTTATCTTCCTTAAAAAATAAGTTACTACTACTCACTCCTCCCATTACCACATCATCTACTGCACCCCAAATATATCTCTGATTTTCATTGCTATGGCGTAAGTCACATAAAATGATTTCACTGGGAAAAAGTTGTTGATTAATCAGATTGATTAAATTATTAATACCAGGTTGAGGAAAACAAAAAATGCGATCGACTCTTTCCAATAAATGGGGTGATAAACTGTCTTGGAGAAAGTTGATTTTTATAATTTCAGTTTGTTCAGAAGGATTAAGATTAAACGAAGATGTGTTAAGAATACGCAGAGGTATATTTTGTTTTTGAAGATTGTTGAGGGTTTCTTGGGCTAAAGGACTATGATCATAACAAATTAGAGTAAAATTCATGGTTGAAATTAGAGGTGAAGTTTTGTGTTGAGAAATATTGAAAAAATTTGTAAAACAGTTAAAAAAAGGAATAACCTCAAAAAAAGTAAGAGTTTCCCATAATTGTTTGATGTTCATAACTTAAAATTATTTCAGTAAACCATAAGAATATTTGACTTAACTAAGTTTTAGCCTGATTGTGGTTTTAATTTCACTATTTTCATTAATAACGGGCTTAAGAGTTAAAAAAAGTAAAGTTTTAAGCGACTAAATAAGAACCCAAAGAATAAATACCAAAAATTAGTAATATCGCTCCACTAATAGGATTAATCCACTGGGTAATAACTCGTAAATTTAATAAACTTTTTAATGTGCCTGTAAATGTACCTGCTAATATCAAAGGAAAAACATATCCAATTGCATAACTTACCAGTAATAAAGAACTTAAAAATATATTTTCGCTACTGGCAACAAAAGCTAATAGTGTTATCAAAACAGGGGTACTACATGGAGAGGCAATTAAACCAAAAGTTAGTCCTAGAAGATAGGATTTAAGGCTATTAGGAAAGTTATCTTTTACCCAATTACTAGCATCCCAATTAGGAAATTTTAAAGGTACTATTTCTAATAAATTTAAACCCATTAAAATTGCGATCGCACTTACAAATATTGGTAATCCAGTACCAATTTGACCATAAACCCTACCTAATAAAGCGGCGAAAACTCCCAACAAAGCAAGAGTTGTCGCTAATCCTAAAGCAAAATACGCTGATTGCAAAAAAGAAGATAATCTCCCTTTACTTTCATAACCGCCAATATAAGCAATAGTTAGAGGAAGCATCGATAACATACAAGGAGTTAAACTGGTGATTAAACCAGTTACAAAAATAATCAAAAAACTAAAAATAGAGACTTGATGTAATTGATTATTAACTAATTCGTTGGCAAACTGTTGTAGATAATAAAGTTGATTAGAAAAAGACTCTAACATATTTATTTTTTTACGATTAGAATATTGACTGCTTTTGCCCTAATCTATGATACACCGACAGAAGCTAAGACGCATTTATCCATATGATTTAGTGTTATTTATTTTGGTCCAAAATATGAAAATAAAATTTATTACTGATTATTTTATCTCGCTACCAAAAATTTCCATTATTGTCAATTCTCTATAAGTATTTTGAATTAGATTGATCTTAATCAAATAGATATTGAATTTTATAAAAATAAATTATAAGATTAAAGATGGATAGAATTTTGATGTAGTGTTATTCAAAAACTATTGCAATTATCTAAGAAAAGCAAATATATTTTAAATAAATATTCTTCGCAAACACGTAACATTTATTGCTAAGTAAAGATTGCAAAAAAAATATTTTGTATAATAATAAAAAACAAAATTATATAGATTAAATCAATTTAATTAGATTTAAAACGCCATTAAATTTAAGCTAAATAAAAATCATGTCTAAAACTAAAACTCAAGAAGAAAAAAATTTAGAGGAGAAAAAACTAAGAGAAATATTGATACTTCTTGATCAACTTTTTCGTAGAGAAGAAGCTACAGCAAAAGGAATTGTTGGCTGTCTCTATGATATTGCCACTATCAATTTAATTAATAAGTATTGTCCACTATGGGGAATCAACGCAACTCTCAAATATCTAACTCGTTTTCCTCGCCCTTTAGCCAAATCTTTGGGAGTAAAACTATATTTACAACCCAAATGTCCTCAATTAATAACAGATTGGTTATATAGCCTTGTTGAGTTTCCCGAAAAACAAACTACTGCTATTGAACCTGAAATAATAGAAACAGAATTGTTGCCAACTATTAGAAAAAACCGTTTAGAAATAGAATCTTTAAGACATAAAGTAAAACTTTTAACGGGTACTTTAGTGACAACTTTTATCTTGTTTAGTAGTGGTTTTGCTTGGGTATCTTACAATTTACAAATGAATCCTATGGAGTTATTAACTACTTCTACATTCATAGAAAATGAAAAGTAGCTATCATCTCTGTTCAACGAATGTCTGTTCAACGAATGACAAGTTACCCCGATTCTTTAGCAAGAAAAAATCGCTGATTCAGATAAATTCCTAATTCCTAATTTTTCAAGGATTTAAACCCACCAAGGTTTTTCCCCTGTGCGAGGATCATTTTCCATCCAAGGAGAAATCCTGATATAATCACCGTCAATATTTATATGTGCTAATTTTAACGGTAAAGGGGCAGGACCTCGAACAACTCTTCCCTCCTCATCGTACCTTGACCCATGACAGGGACACTGAAATTGATTTTCATTACCATTCCAGGGAAAAGTACAACCTAAATGAGTACAGTTATCGACAATTCCCCAAGGATGTAATGTTCCATCATCTTTAATAGTTAAGTAAGTTGGTTCTCCTGCTAAACCCGCTACTAAAGCTCTTGTTCCCATCGGTTCTGCTAAAATTTGAGAAGCAGGAATTAAATTACCATTAACATCTTTCGCCAAAATCGAGCCGTCTTCTCCCACATCAGAAGGGGGAATAAAAAATTTTCCAACAGGATATAATACTCCACCAGCCGTAACTGCGATCGCCGCTCCTGTGATAAAATTTAGTAAATTTCGTCTCGACATTGATGCACTTTGATCATAAGGAAAACTCTGTTCCATAATCTATATGTCCCCTAATTTTTGTTTACATTCTGTTGTTTTTGAAGTCTATTCTGCGTGAAATCAAGATAGAAAGAGCCACATCATATCTCGGTTAATTTTGTTTAGAACCAGATAAAATCTAGTATTTGATATTAGTATTTAGAACTTTCACGGGCGTTGTTAGTATTAATACCCAATACGGTGTAAAGAAAGCAAAAACCAAATACACCACTAATTGTTAACAATACCGATGCAGTCGCTAAACCAAGACCTAAAGCAGTTCCATCATAGATGAATAAGCCTAAATAGCCTAAAATAGAAGCAAAAATTAAACGCAAAAAGCGATCGCTTTTTCCCACATTGTTTAACATCATTTTTCAACCCCAATTGATTTTTTATTGAATCGAAATGCTATGACAAAATAAATAATTACTGTTGATCGTTATTTTGTTTACAAATCTTAATCAACTAATTATCATTATATAACTAAATAGCAATATTGACAATTCTACAAAATAATGAACTTCAAATTAAGCTCTTATGATCAACCTTCTTCACTTCCAGTAGGTCTTAATTCTTCCATAATAGTAAAAGAAACATGATTAATTGCTAATTGACCAATAGAAGTTGTTTCCTTATTAATCAACTCCCCTTCACTTTTTAAGGTTTCAAAAGGTACATCTTTCGCCATTTCCACATGATACCAAGATAAACCCATAAAGAATCGAGTGGGATAAATATTAGAATCTTCTAAATCATCTGGGTTAGACTCCATCGGCAACCAACCAATACCAGGCAAATAAAACTCCATCCAGACATGATTAAAATCTGGCACTAAAGGTATCCCAAAATGGAGTACTTTTAATGGACATTTGTAGCGACCAACCGTGCGACAGGCAATTCCATTTAATCTTGATAAAGCCAGTAACAAACCCAAATATTCACCGCAAGAACCAACGCCCCTTTTTAAAACAATATCAGGGGTGTCAATATGAGGCTTAATACCGTAAGTCAAATGATCATAGACATAATTACGAATATTATACATTTTGCGTAATAGATTTGTTTCTGAACCTCTAGCATCTTCTGCCGCCCTTAAAATAACATCTGTATTCATTGCCAAATTATCATCATCAACCAAATATTTACTTTCGTATTCAGGCGACAATGGAGGTAATGCTTCACAATCACGGGGCTTTAATTGATACTTAATGCTCCAAACCTCTAATATCACCCGCCAACCAAAAACATAGCGCTCATCAGTGTTAAATTCTGGGAACTTAAATAATGCAACTTTTTGACCTTGATAATCTTCTTCTATATATGGCAAACCAACTGCTTCGATACTTTTTATTTTTTGTCTCGCACTCTCTGTGGGTAGAGCAATACGCCATTCTAAATTTTTAAGTTCTAAATGATCTAACGGAGAAATTTCTTCTACATAAGTCATTTCTAACAAAAAGCCATTAGAAAGAGTATATTTATTTTCTTCATCAAAATAGAAATATAAAGGATGAATAAAAGTGCGATCGCGATATAATAATTCATGATTCGGTTCTGCATTGGGATTATCACGAATATAAGGCTCTTGATCACTATAAGCTACATATAAAGTCTCCTTTCCTGTTTTTTCATCATAGTAAAAAGCCAAAGCCGTAGGAGATTCAAAAGGAGTTAAAATACTATATTTAACTTCTCCTGTCGCCCTATCCAAGCAATATACAGTTTGTTCAATAGAGTCACATAACCAAATTTCTTCTCCTTTTACGGTAATATTTTCCGCACCAATACCCGGAGCATAAAATTTAGTAATTGCAGTACCATCCAAAGAATAAACTAGAATATGTCCTGTTCTCTGGGTTGTAATGTAAATAGTATTTTCCCAAACCGCAATTCCATTAGCAGGATAAGAAAGAGAAAAAGCACAAAAAGGCTTAGAAGTAATAACAAGATTATCCTTTTCCCATTCAATGGAACAATAATAAATATACTCCCTACTTGTAAACCATAGCTTATTCTCAGAAATACACAGCCCCTTTGCACCAATAAAATCTTGCCAAGAAGAATTGTTGACAATTTTCGTGACACTATTCTTCGGATTAATTAATAATAGATAACCATTACGAGAATCGATCGCCAATAAATGATTATCAATAAAAATAAGACCATCAACAGAAGTAGCAATAATTGGTCTAATAGTTGCAGAAAAAGCAGATTCACAAAAAGGAGAATTCATATCAAGTTAAAATAATTTGATTATCTGACCACAATTTATTTTAATTAGTCAGTCGTTATCAACCATTAGACAACATAACAAATTTATTTCCCTAGGAATTGCTTATGATGAACAATTAAGAGACATAAATAAAAAATCACCTACACAATGTGAGGTGATTCTTTGTCTTTGATGTTTCGATGAAAGATAGAATTGTAAAGAATGAATGTTGAAGCTGGCATGGAACTATTGTCCCACTCGGTCTCCCAAGCAGTATCGTCGCCGCTACTATGTTTCACCCACGAGTTCGGGATGGTTCGTAGTGGTTCCATAATGCTAATCACACCAGCTATACTCTCGAAGGAACAACCTTCAAGACTGCATAGAATTTTATAGTTCCTTAGGTCAAGATGACGGTCTATTAGTACACTTCGGCTTCATACATTACTGCACTTCCACCTTGTGCCTATTTACGGGTCTTCTTCCCGTGACCTTACACCAGAATACTCATCTTGAGGTGGGCTTCCCACTTAGATGCTTTCAGCGGTTATCCTCTCCGCACTTGGCTACCCTGCGTTTACCGTTGGCACGATAACAGGTACACCAGCGGTGCGTCCTTCCCGGTCCTCTCGTACTAAGGAAGGCTCCTCTCAATATTCTCACGCTTACACCGGATATGGACCGAACTGTCTCACGACGTTCTGAACCCAGCTCACGTACCGCTTTAATGGGCGAACAGCCCAACCCTTGGGACGTACTTCCGCCCCAGGTTGCGATGAGCCGACATCGAGGTGCCAAACCTCCCCGTCGATGTGAACTCTTGGGGGAGATCAGCCTGTTATCCCTAGAGTAACTTTTATCCGTTGAGCGACGGCCCTTCCACACAGCACCGTCGGATCACTAAGACCGTGTTTCCACCCTGCTCGACTTGTTGGTCTCGCAGTCAAGCTACCTTCTGCCTTTGCACTCTTCGACTGATTTCCAACCAGTCTGAGGTAACCTTTGTACGCCTCCGTTACCATTTTGGAGGCGACCGCCCCAGTCAAACTACCCACCTGAAACTGTCCTCAAATGAGTTAGAATTCTAGCTAGCAGAGAGTGGTATCTCACCGTTGGCTCTGTATCCCCCACAAGGAATACTTCTTCGCCTCCCACCTATCCTGCGCACTGCCAGCCCGAACACAATTCCAAGCTATAGTAAAGCTTCATAGGGTCTTTCTGTCCAAGTGTAA is a window from the Cyanobacterium sp. Dongsha4 genome containing:
- a CDS encoding transglutaminase family protein, whose translation is MNSPFCESAFSATIRPIIATSVDGLIFIDNHLLAIDSRNGYLLLINPKNSVTKIVNNSSWQDFIGAKGLCISENKLWFTSREYIYYCSIEWEKDNLVITSKPFCAFSLSYPANGIAVWENTIYITTQRTGHILVYSLDGTAITKFYAPGIGAENITVKGEEIWLCDSIEQTVYCLDRATGEVKYSILTPFESPTALAFYYDEKTGKETLYVAYSDQEPYIRDNPNAEPNHELLYRDRTFIHPLYFYFDEENKYTLSNGFLLEMTYVEEISPLDHLELKNLEWRIALPTESARQKIKSIEAVGLPYIEEDYQGQKVALFKFPEFNTDERYVFGWRVILEVWSIKYQLKPRDCEALPPLSPEYESKYLVDDDNLAMNTDVILRAAEDARGSETNLLRKMYNIRNYVYDHLTYGIKPHIDTPDIVLKRGVGSCGEYLGLLLALSRLNGIACRTVGRYKCPLKVLHFGIPLVPDFNHVWMEFYLPGIGWLPMESNPDDLEDSNIYPTRFFMGLSWYHVEMAKDVPFETLKSEGELINKETTSIGQLAINHVSFTIMEELRPTGSEEG
- a CDS encoding cytochrome c biogenesis protein CcdA; protein product: MLESFSNQLYYLQQFANELVNNQLHQVSIFSFLIIFVTGLITSLTPCMLSMLPLTIAYIGGYESKGRLSSFLQSAYFALGLATTLALLGVFAALLGRVYGQIGTGLPIFVSAIAILMGLNLLEIVPLKFPNWDASNWVKDNFPNSLKSYLLGLTFGLIASPCSTPVLITLLAFVASSENIFLSSLLLVSYAIGYVFPLILAGTFTGTLKSLLNLRVITQWINPISGAILLIFGIYSLGSYLVA
- the petC gene encoding cytochrome b6-f complex iron-sulfur subunit — protein: MEQSFPYDQSASMSRRNLLNFITGAAIAVTAGGVLYPVGKFFIPPSDVGEDGSILAKDVNGNLIPASQILAEPMGTRALVAGLAGEPTYLTIKDDGTLHPWGIVDNCTHLGCTFPWNGNENQFQCPCHGSRYDEEGRVVRGPAPLPLKLAHINIDGDYIRISPWMENDPRTGEKPWWV
- the carA gene encoding glutamine-hydrolyzing carbamoyl-phosphate synthase small subunit, with translation MSIFSFKPALLVLADGTAYQGYSCGATGTTFGEVVFNTGMTGYQEVMTDPSYCGQIVTFTYPELGNTGINPEDDESHQPHIKGVIARNICDRPSNWRSTQSLPDYLKQHNIIAIYGIDTRDLTRRLRISGAMNGAISTETLDPEELLIQLRTVPSMAGLNLVKEVTTKEVYEWHESTNSEWEFSPKASLADKEKYTVVAIDFGIKRNILRRLASYGCKVIVVPANTSPEEILKYNPDGIFLSNGPGDPSAVAEGIATAKALLEAKKPTFGICMGHQILGLSLGAQTFKLKFGHRGLNQPAGLKQKVEITSQNHGFAVTEESLGADVEITHLNLNDHTVAGLKHKNLPFFSVQYHPEASPGPHDADYLFEQFVKLMRDNK
- a CDS encoding CIA30 family protein, which gives rise to MNFTLICYDHSPLAQETLNNLQKQNIPLRILNTSSFNLNPSEQTEIIKINFLQDSLSPHLLERVDRIFCFPQPGINNLINLINQQLFPSEIILCDLRHSNENQRYIWGAVDDVVMGGVSSSNLFFKEDKAIFTGNVSTDNNGGFVSVRSKNFNPPWDLSAYEGIRLRVQGDGNRYKFITRCEGKWDGISYCYSFNTIANVWMTIDIPFRDLIPVFRAKTINADKFDQTKVYSLQLMLSKFEYDGAYNPTFRAGVFSLEIDSIKAYGKQNSPQLILMDNQDKWKDYAINSPLKVMS
- a CDS encoding DUF2892 domain-containing protein; translation: MMLNNVGKSDRFLRLIFASILGYLGLFIYDGTALGLGLATASVLLTISGVFGFCFLYTVLGINTNNARESSKY